One Megachile rotundata isolate GNS110a chromosome 5, iyMegRotu1, whole genome shotgun sequence genomic region harbors:
- the Kdsr gene encoding 3-ketodihydrosphingosine reductase has product MLNVALIIIPILIVALFVRYYFWRGRLKNVNNKHVVVTGGSSGIGKCVAILAAKHGAHVTIIARDTQKLEVARNEIIRACKNKNVQKVEYLSLDIGEDYDAVEKALNDLERTMGPIYMLVNCAGTAICGKIEDTSVADLKKMIDINFLGSYYCTKAVTPRMKASQEGIIILTSSQAALLGIFGYSAYCSTKFALRGLAESISMELSPYNISVTLCLPPDTDTPGFAIEELSKPLETKLISQTASLVSPEVVADKLFKDALAGKFFSTVGIEGFMLTVLCAGMSPFNSIMELLSQSMLVGLFRLASAWYLVNFKKIIQNCMKMRDKNKKSE; this is encoded by the exons ATGCTTAATGTAGCACTAATAATCATTCCTATTTTAATTGTTGCTTTGTTTGTGAGATACTACTTTTGGCGAGGACGtctaaaaaatgttaataacaaGCATGTTGTT GTAACTGGTGGATCCAGTGGTATAGGAAAATGTGTAGCAATCCTTGCAGCCAAGCATGGAGCCCATGTAACAATAATTGCAAGAGATACCCAAAAATTGGAGGTAGCAAGAAATGAAATAATACGTGCATGTAAGAACAAAAATGTTCAGAAAGTGGAATACTTGTCCCTGGACATTGGTGAAGATTATGATGCGGTTGAGAAAGCTTTAAATGATTTGGAAAGAACCATGGGTCCAATATACATGTTAGTAAATTGTGCTGGTACCGCAATTTGTGGGAAAATTGAAGACACCTCTGTGGCAGACTTAAAGAAAATGATCGACATTAATTTTCTGGGATCATATTATTGTACAAAAGCTGTTACTCCACGAATGAAGGCTTCCCAAGAGggaattattatattaacatcTTCTCAAGCTGCACTCTTAG ggatatttggatattctgCCTATTGCAGTACAAAATTTGCTCTTCGTGGTTTAGCAGAAAGTATATCCATGGAACTTTCACCATATAATATTTCTGTGACCTTGTGCTTACCTCCTGACACTGATACTCCAGGATTTGCCATAGAAGAATTGTCCAAACCTCTGGAAACAAAACTCATATCTCAAACCGCTTCTTTAGTCAGTCCAGAAGTGGTTGCGGATAAACTTTTTAAGGATGCGTTG GCCGGAAAATTCTTTTCTACGGTCGGTATAGAAGGTTTCATGTTAACCGTACTATGTGCCGGAATGTCGCCATTTAATTCCATCATGGAATTACTTTCGCAATCGATGCTGGTTGGTTTATTCCGGCTTGCAAGTGCCTGGTATCttgtaaattttaagaaaattattcagaattgtATGAAGATGCGCGACAAGAACAAAAAATCTGAATAA
- the LOC105662512 gene encoding uncharacterized protein LOC105662512 isoform X1, whose amino-acid sequence MTHMNWNKFFAGITDDGDHGDEDDTESEDEEICTSKATESTDKNPYFISIGFRKYPCNFLAKRCIKVLFIMLNSALFLAGIAGSVIAIWVFTDHVIMSRLIRPRFFTMMLLLISLIVSIVSLLGLLGLLQNRKKFIKIYIVCYVLFLFTLYICAIFSFWIFEGTVTRIQEDMSFSIENYHTLPSSKQSWDNTQTYLECCGIYSANEWIVYYNEIPKSCCTKPIEECLQMTEAISYESGCLRSAMGLLTSYIHAISIAAVIIFLILLLNLFLALCILARMIMNCPCPD is encoded by the exons ATGACGCACATGAATTGGAACAAATTTTTCGCCGGCATAACTGACGATGGAGATCACGGAGACGAAGATGATACAGAATCGGAGGATGAAGAGATTTGCACCAGCAAAGCAACCGAATCGACCGACAAAAATCCATATTTTATTTCGATAGGTTTTCGGAAATATCCGTGTAACTTTCTGGCAAAACGATGCATTAAAGTTTTGTTTATAATGCTCAATTCGGCACTTTTC CTTGCAGGTATAGCCGGTAGCGTAATTGCAATATGGGTATTCACGGACCATGTAATAATGTCGAGATTGATTCGACCACGTTTCTTCACCATGATGTTGCTTCTCATATCCCTAATCGTTTCAATAGTATCGTTACTCGGACTTCTTGGCTTGCTTCAAAACCGAAAGAAGTTTATAAAAATC TATATCGTGTGTTACGTGTTGTTTCTGTTTACCTTATATATCTGCGCTATATTCAGTTTCTGGATATTCGAGGGAACCGTTACGAGAATCCAGGAGGACATGAGTTTCTCCATAGAAAATTATCATACCTTGCCTTCGAGCAAGCAATCTTGGGACAACACTCAGACATAT CTGGAATGTTGCGGAATATATTCCGCGAATGAGTGGATCGTATATTACAATGAGATTCCGAAAAGTTGTTGTACCAAACCGATCGAAGag TGTCTACAAATGACAGAAGCTATATCCTACGAATCAGGATGTCTGAGGAGTGCAATGGGTTTACTGACATCTTACATACACGCGATCAGTATAGCAGCtgtaataatttttctaattcta TTGTTGAATTTGTTTCTAGCGTTGTGCATCCTTGCCAGAATGATAATGAACTGTCCGTGTCCAGATTGA
- the LOC105662512 gene encoding uncharacterized protein LOC105662512 isoform X2 produces MTHMNWNKFFAGITDDGDHGDEDDTESEDEEICTSKATESTDKNPYFISIGFRKYPCNFLAKRCIKVLFIMLNSALFLAGIAGSVIAIWVFTDHVIMSRLIRPRFFTMMLLLISLIVSIVSLLGLLGLLQNRKKFIKIYIVCYVLFLFTLYICAIFSFWIFEGTVTRIQEDMSFSIENYHTLPSSKQSWDNTQTYLECCGIYSANEWIVYYNEIPKSCCTKPIEECLQMTEAISYESGCLRSAMGLLTSYIHAISIAAVIIFLILRCASLPE; encoded by the exons ATGACGCACATGAATTGGAACAAATTTTTCGCCGGCATAACTGACGATGGAGATCACGGAGACGAAGATGATACAGAATCGGAGGATGAAGAGATTTGCACCAGCAAAGCAACCGAATCGACCGACAAAAATCCATATTTTATTTCGATAGGTTTTCGGAAATATCCGTGTAACTTTCTGGCAAAACGATGCATTAAAGTTTTGTTTATAATGCTCAATTCGGCACTTTTC CTTGCAGGTATAGCCGGTAGCGTAATTGCAATATGGGTATTCACGGACCATGTAATAATGTCGAGATTGATTCGACCACGTTTCTTCACCATGATGTTGCTTCTCATATCCCTAATCGTTTCAATAGTATCGTTACTCGGACTTCTTGGCTTGCTTCAAAACCGAAAGAAGTTTATAAAAATC TATATCGTGTGTTACGTGTTGTTTCTGTTTACCTTATATATCTGCGCTATATTCAGTTTCTGGATATTCGAGGGAACCGTTACGAGAATCCAGGAGGACATGAGTTTCTCCATAGAAAATTATCATACCTTGCCTTCGAGCAAGCAATCTTGGGACAACACTCAGACATAT CTGGAATGTTGCGGAATATATTCCGCGAATGAGTGGATCGTATATTACAATGAGATTCCGAAAAGTTGTTGTACCAAACCGATCGAAGag TGTCTACAAATGACAGAAGCTATATCCTACGAATCAGGATGTCTGAGGAGTGCAATGGGTTTACTGACATCTTACATACACGCGATCAGTATAGCAGCtgtaataatttttctaattcta CGTTGTGCATCCTTGCCAGAATGA